GGTTTGAACAAAAGATGCAGTCGAACGACACAAGATGAGATAGCCTGTTTAATGGTGCCGAGCCTTGTTGGGGCAGATGGAAGCACTGTACGACCCTACGTTCCGGGAAGGCTCCTCAATACGCACGCGCGGCCGGAGGCATGAATGCGCGCCGTCCTTTGCACAGCGTTCGAAGGGATCAAGTCCCTGATCATTGGCGAGACCTCCGAGCCGCGCCCAAAGCCTGACGAAGTGCTGATCGATGTGCACGCGGCCTCGGTAAGCTACATGGACTATCTGATGATCTCGGGGGGCTACCAAATGCGGCCGACCCTCCCTTATGTGCCGGGGACGGATGCTGCCGGGTTGGTTGTGGTCGTCGGCAGTCAGGTCGATCGATTTCGTCCGGGCGATCGCGTTGCTTGTGAAGGATGGTATGGCGGCTTCGCAGAGCAAATGGTTGCGAAGGCCAGCCGAACGAGTCGCCTGCCCGACAACGTTGATTTTATTGTAGGTTCGACGGTGTTGCATATTTATTTGACGGCCTACTACGCGCTGGTGGACCGCGCCCGAGTTGAACCGGGCGAAACTGTCCTGGTAACAGGCGCATCCGGTGGAGTCGGTCTTGCCTGTGTCGAGCTGGCCCACTTGCTCGGTGCCCGCGTCATTGGTGCTGTAGGCAGCGCCGCCAAAGCATCGATAGTCCGCGACTACGGAGCCGAGGCGGTCATAGATTATTCCAAAGATGATGTGCGTGATCGAGTCAAAGTGCTGACCACAGGCGAAGGACTTGACGTCTGCATCGACAATGTGGGTGGCGAACTGTTTGGGACATTGGCTCGGCTCATGCGGTGGAATGGAAGGCTATTGCCGATCGGCTTTGCCGGTGGAGAGGTGCCGTCTCTTCCCATGAATCTACCCCTGGTGAAGAACTATTCGATAGTTGGCGTCTTCACCGGCGCTTGGGCAGACCGCTTTCCGGATCAGAGTTCACGCGCTGCAGACAAGCTCTTGCAATGGGTCAGCGAAGGAAAGCTTCGGCCGCGCATTGATCGCGTGCTGCCTCTGGAGCGGGCGGCCGAGGCGATGAGTGCGATCGAAAAGCGGTCGGTCGCAGGCCGAATTGTACTTATGGTGAGGTGATACGTTGATGACGCCATCGGAGCCGATCAAGCAGATCGAGGATGTACACGACATTTCCGCCATCACTTATGGCTTTATGGCGTCGAAGGCGCTCTTCGCCGCGCTCGATTTGGACTTGTTTACGCGCATCGAGGGAGGAATCAACTCGGCGGCGGCGCTCGCGAGGGCGACTAGTATTTCCGAAAACCGAGTTGTTACGCTGCTTGCAGCTCTAAAGTCCGTAGGCCTGATCGCCGAACGCGAAGGTCGGTTAATCAATGCGGCTGCAGGCGATTCGGGGGCTCTCCGATCCGGAGGTCCTGAGGCACGTCCTCGAGGCCGCAGCGGATCCGGACCTCCTGAAGGCGGCGCTCGACAGGACCGTCGAGATCGAGGGGCAGGTCGCCGATCCCAGGAACGTGGAGGTCCGCAGGATCCTCCTCGATCCCGTGATCGTGAAGCACTACGGCCGGCTGGACCTCGACTGCCGGATCTCGACCGACGAGCGGCGCTACATCAAGGAACGGGACGAGGGGAAGGAGCAGCCCGCGAAGGGGAAGGTGCTCATGGAGAGCGTGGG
This DNA window, taken from Terriglobia bacterium, encodes the following:
- a CDS encoding NADPH:quinone oxidoreductase family protein; the protein is MRAVLCTAFEGIKSLIIGETSEPRPKPDEVLIDVHAASVSYMDYLMISGGYQMRPTLPYVPGTDAAGLVVVVGSQVDRFRPGDRVACEGWYGGFAEQMVAKASRTSRLPDNVDFIVGSTVLHIYLTAYYALVDRARVEPGETVLVTGASGGVGLACVELAHLLGARVIGAVGSAAKASIVRDYGAEAVIDYSKDDVRDRVKVLTTGEGLDVCIDNVGGELFGTLARLMRWNGRLLPIGFAGGEVPSLPMNLPLVKNYSIVGVFTGAWADRFPDQSSRAADKLLQWVSEGKLRPRIDRVLPLERAAEAMSAIEKRSVAGRIVLMVR